CAATTGCCGGCAGACTGGCATGCAGCCTGCTTGTACCTGTTCTGCGTTGTCGGCGTGACGGTTTTCCGTACACCTTCACTGTCACCGCACCTTCATCCGGCACCACTAGACTGCGCGCAGAATCGATGAGGAGACAGGCCATGAGCTTGCACAACACTGCCAATCAGCCGCAACACCTGAACAACCACGCCCGCCCAACGCCGATCGGTGGCTTCATCATCGACGCCCAGGGGCGCGAAGTGCCGATCACCGAAGCGATGATCCAGCAGGCCTGCCAGCTTCTGGAACAAAGCCAGCAGAACCGTCCACAGAAACGCTGAAAAAACTCAGCCGGGCTGCCCGTTCGTGGCAGCCCATCGTTCATCCATCATGGCTCGCGCGGCGCGAGCTTCAGCGACACCGAGTTGATGCAGTAGCGCAAACCGGTCGGACGCGGCCCATCGGGAAAGACGTGGCCCAGGTGCGCATCGCATTTGGCGCATCTGACCTCGATACGCTGCATGCCATGGCTGAAGTCATCCAGCTCACGGATCACCGTCGCACTGAGCGGCTGAAAATAGCTGGGCCAGCCGCAACCGGAATCGTACTTGGCGGCGGAATCGAACAGCGCCTCGCCACAACAGACGCAGTGATAGACGCCCGCCACCTTGCTGTCGTGATATTGCCCGGTAAAAGGCCGTTCGGTGCCGCCCAGGCGGCAGACGTGGAACTGTTCCGGCGACAACACTTCACGCCAGGCATCCAGGGATTTCTCGACTTTATCCACGGACTGCTTCCCTCCTCGTAAAAAAGCCCGACCGACAGCTTTGCCAGGGTCAGGCTGCAACGTATGATTCGTGCCCAGTCTGTCACCCGCCCTGCGGGCTGCCAAGGTTCCGCCAGAGGATACTTTTGCAGCGTGATTCAGCGGGTCATCCACCGAATGGGATTTCTCACATGCAGGTCAGCAAATCGAACAAGCTCGCCAACGTCTGCTACGACATTCGCGGGCCGGTGCTCAAGCACGCCAAGCGTCTGGAAGAGGAAGGCCACCGCATCCTCAAGCTGAACATCGGCAACCCGGCGCCGTTCGGTTTCGAGGCACCGGAAGAAATCCTTCAGGACGTCATCCGCAACCTGCCGACCGCTCAAGGCTACAGCGACTCCAAAGGCCTGTTCAGCGCCCGCAAGGCGGTGATGCAGTATTACCAGCAGAAGCAGGTCGAAGGCGTCGGCATCGAGGACATCTACCTCGGCAACGGCGTGTCCGAGCTGATCGTGATGGCCATGCAGGCGCTGCTCAACAACGGTGACGAGGTGCTGATCCCGGCGCCGGATTACCCGCTGTGGACGGCTGCCGTGGCCCTCTCCGGCGGCAAGCCGGTGCATTACCTGTGCGACGAACAGGCCGGCTGGTTCCCGGATATCGCCGACATGCGTGCCAAGATCACGCCGAACACCAAGGCCCTGGTGCTGATCAACCCGAACAACCCCACCGGCGCGGTGTATTCGCGCGAAGTGCTGCAGGACATCGTCGAGCTGGCCCGCCAGCACAACCTGGTGATCTTCTCCGACGAGATCTACGACAAGATCCTCTACGACGAAGCCGTGCACATCAGCACCGCCTCGCTGGCCCCGGACGTGCTGTGCCTGACCTTCAACGGCCTGTCCAAGAGCTACCGCGTGGCCGGCTTCCGTTCCGGCTGGGTGGCCATCTCCGGGCCCAAGCACAAGGCGCAGAGCTATATCGAAGGCCTGGATATCTTGGCCAACATGCGCCTGTGCGCCAACGTGCCGAGCCAGCATGCGATCCAGACCGCGCTCGGTGGCTACCAGAGCATCAATGACCTGGTGCTGCCCAACGGTCGCCTGCTGGAACAGCGCAACCGCGCCTGGGAACTGCTCAACGACATCCCCGGGGTCAGCTGCGTCAAGCCCATGGGCGCGTTGTATGCCTTCCCGAAGATCGACCCCAAGGTCTGCCCGATCCACAACGACGAGAAGTTCGTCCTCGACCTGCTGCTGTCGGAGAAGCTGCTGATCGTCCAGGGCACCGCCTTCAACTGGCCGTGGCCGGATCACTTCCGCGTGGTCACCCTGCCGCGCGTCGACGACCTGGAGCAGGCCATCGGCCGCATCGGCAACTTCCTCAAGGGCTACAGCCAGTAAGCCGACATGGATCTGCAGATCGACGACTTCTACAAGGACGCCGCCAGCGGCCTGCTCATGCTCTATCAGACCTTCCCGCGCAAGATGGCGCTGTACGTGGAAGACCTGATCGGGCGTGAGGAGCCGGACGAATTCGGCCTGCCCAGCAAGCGCCACCAGGCCTGCCTGGGGGCGCTGCTGTGGCTGGGCGAGGAAGGCTATCTGCGTTTCGAATCGACCATCGCCTATGACGCGCTGGATCAGGCGGTGCTCAGCGAAAAAGGCTTCATGCGCCTGTCGCGCGGCATTCCCCATGCCCTGCGCGAAGGCGAAGCGCTGCCGCCGAGCGTGCGTCGCGTGCACGCCACCCTGGCCTTTCAACTGCGTGAAGCACTGGCCCAGCAACATGGGGAACGAATTGCCCGTCTCACCCGTCTGTTGTTCGAAAGCCCGATGGGCACGGCAGGCGACATAGTTTGAAATAGTCGCCAGTTGAAAGCCTGAGGGGCGCGCCCTTATATAGCCCGCATTACTCGTACGTCTTTCCCGTGAGGAGTCCGTTCACACCATGATGCGCATTATGTTGTTCCTGGCCACCAACCTGGCGGTGCTGGTTATCGCCAGCATCACCCTCAAACTGCTGGGGGTTGATCGGTTTACCGGCCAGAACCATGGCAGCCTGCTGATCTTCTGCGCCGTGTTCGGTTTCGCCGGCTCGCTGGTGTCGCTGTTCCTGTCCAAGTGGATGGCGAAGATGAGCACCGGCACCCAGATCATCACCCAGCCGCGCACCCGCCACGAGCAGTGGCTGCTGCAGACCGTCGAGGAGCTGTCGCGCGAAGCCGGGATCAAGATGCCGGAAGTCGGTATCTTCCCGGCCTACGAGTCCAACGCCTTCGCCACCGGCTGGAACAAGAACGACGCACTGGTCGCGGTCAGTCAGGGCCTGCTCGAGCGCTTCTCGCCCGATGAAGTCCGCGCGGTGCTGGCGCACGAAATCGGCCACGTGGCCAACGGCGATATGGTCACCCTGGCGCTGATCCAGGGCGTGGTGAACACCTTCGTCATGTTCTTCGCACGTATCTTCGGCAACTTCGTCGACAAGGCGATCCTGAAGAACGAAGACGGCCACGGCATCGGTTACTTCGTCGCGACCATCTTCGCCGAGCTGGTACTGGGTATCCTGGCCAGCATCATCGTCATGTGGTTCTCGCGCAAACGCGAGTACAAGGCTGACGAAGCCGGTGCCCGCCTGGCCGGTACTGGCGCGATGATTGCCGCCCTGCAGCGTCTGCGTGCCGAGCAGGGTGTACCCGTGCAGATGCCCGACAGCCTGACCGCTTTCGGCATCAACGGCGGCCTGAAGAACGGCCTGGCTGGTCTGCTGATGAGCCACCCGCCGCTGGAAGACCGTATCGAAGCGCTGCGCCGCCTGGGCTGACCCTTCGGCTGACAACAAAGGCGACCTTCGGGTCGCCTTTTGCATTGGGCTGCCGCTAGCGTCGAATCAGCCGGAAGACGTGCTCATCCACTGCTGTCAGACCGCTGTCACTGAAACGCGGATTGCCCGTCAGCACATCCTTTTCCTCGACCTTGTGCAACGTCCAGCCATCTGCAAAGTGCTGCTCCACCTCGGTGTCAGCCACCGAGAATGGCGGGCCATCCATTTTCGCCTGATCGTAAACCAGCGTAACCAGCAATCCCTGACAGGCATTGGGCACTATCGCCTGCAGATGGGCGACATAACGCTCGCGCATCGGCGGCGGCAGCGCGATCAGCGCCGCCCGGTCATAAAAGGCCTGGCACCCGGCAACATCCGCATGACTCAGGGCGAAGAAATCGCCACACAGAATTTGCAACTCGCCCGCCTGATAGACCTTGAACGCCCCGCGCTGTGACACCTGTGGCTGCACATCACGCTCGTTGAAGAAATCCTCCACAGCCCGTTCGGCCAGCTCGACACCAATGACCGGGTGGCCCTGCTCCGCCAGCCAGACCATGTCCAGGCTCTTGCCACACAGCGGCACCAGCACCGCCGCGCCTTTCGCCAGGCCAAGCGCAGACCAGTGACGACGCAGGTAACCGTTGACCTTCTCCTGATGGAAACCGATTTGATTGCGCGCCCAGCGCTCCTGCCAGAAAGCATCGTGCATCTCTTATCCCCTCACCTAAACTGAAAAACACCCCAAGCTGACGAATTGCCATCATGCTCTCACGTCATTCACTCTGCCTGATAGGGCTGCTCCTGACGGCCACACCTACTCTCTGCGCAGAAGAAAAGTCTACCGTACGCCTCGACACCAGCCTCGAGGAGCCGTATCAGGTAGCGGTCGATGGCGAATTGGCCGGTCAGTCGGTCACGGTTCTCGAATGTATCTTCAAGCATTTGCAGCAACCCTATCGCATCCAGCTCACATCAGTGAGCCGAGCGCGGCAGAATGTCAGCCGACATATCGCCGATGGTTTCTTCAGCTCCGCACCAGACAGCCAGGTCGATGGCTATGCCCAGTTATCCGCACCCCTGCTGATGGAGAAGTGGTACTGGTACGCCTATGATCCCTTGATCCTCACCAAACCCATATGGGATCACGAGCTGCGCATCGGCAGCGTGCTGGGAAGCAACAGCATGACCTGGCTGGAGGCACGCGGCATCACGGTGGCGCAGAAGGTCCCGCGCCTCGAACAGCTGATCGAATTACTCCAGCGCGGGCGCATCGACCTGTTTCTGGCCGACGACAACGCCATGCACAGCGCCCTCTTGAAATACCCGGCCAAACAGGCGCTGCAGCGACGCTTCGTACGCTACTCGCCATTAGGCGTTTATTTCGCGCATGACTTCCTGCAGCAACACCCCGACTTTCTCAACGCCTTCAATCGCCAGGTCGAACACTGCGCCCCCAAAGGCAGCACACTCACCGAAGCGGAGGCTCACTATCTGCGCCAACTGACAGCCCGGCACCTGCAACGCTGGGCCTATCACGACGACCTGTTGAACGCCCTGCGCCGGGTCGTAACGCGCAACACCAGCATCGAACGCATTCGCGAGCTGGACCGGCAATGGCTACGCGAGCGCCTGCTCGAGGAAAAACCTCTGATTCGCCGCCTGCTGCAAACACCGCCCTCGCTTCTTCTGGCCAACATCACGCGCCAGCATCAGCCATTGTTCAACGAGATATTCCTCAGTGACCACAGCGGCCAGTTGGTCGCCATCAGTGAGGTCACCAGTGATTACTGGCAGGCTGACGAAGACGACTTCCAGCAGGCCCGGGATTTGCCAGCCGGTCAGATCCATATTGGTGGTATCGAGTACGACGGCTCGACCCAGAGCTTTCAGAGCAAGGTTTCCGCGCCTATCCATGACCCGCGAGACGGGCGTTTTCTCGGTGTACTCAGCCTCGGCATCAATATCGAAAGCGCTTTTGGCGACAACCTGCTTTAATCATCCAGCTAATCGATAGATATCGCGGAAAAACATCATTATTAATCGATTAAAACCTCGGAGAGAATGCAGGCAGGTCTCTGGAGGTCGTCATGCTGCCCTCGCTGTTCATTTCCCACGGTTCCCCCATGCTAGCTCTGGAGCCCGGCGCCAGTGGCCCTGCGCTGGTCAAACTGGCTGCCGATATGCCAAGGCCTAACGCTATCGTCGTGGTGTCGGCGCACTGGGAAAGCCCCCATCTGCGTCTCACAGCAGGCGAAAAGCCACAAACCTGGCACGACTTCGGCGGCTTTCCAGCCGAACTCTATACCGTGCAGTATCCAGCCCCTGGTGCACCGCAACTGGCCGAGGACATCGCCCAGCAACTGAACGATGCGGGTCTTCCTGCGCAGCTCGATGCGCAACGCCCCTTCGACCATGGTGCCTGGGTGCCGCTGTCGCTGATGTACCCAAACGCCGATATTCCCGTGCTGCAGCTATCGCTGCCCAGCCACCTCGGCCCCGAACTGCAGACCCGTGTAGGCCGTGCGCTGGCCAGCCTGCGCGCACAAGGCATCCTGCTGATTGGCTCGGGCAGCATCACCCACAACCTGGGCGCGCTGAACTGGCGTGCCGGCCCGGAGGTCATCACGCCCTGGGCCAAGGAATTTCGCGACTGGATGGTGGAAAAGCTCGCAGCAGACGACGAAGCGGCCTTGCACCAGTACCGTCACCTGGCACCGCATGCCATGCGCAATCATCCCAGCGAAGAACATCTGCTGCCGCTGTTCTTCGCCCATGGCGCCGGTGGCGCCTTTTCCGTGGTCCACGCAGGTTTTACCTACGGCGCCCTGGGCATGGACATCTATCGCTTCGACTAGACGACAGACACGCGCCAGAAACAACGAGGCCCGTCATCGACGGGCCTCGCTCATTCAGTCCAGCCGCACCAGGATGCGGCCGACCATGCCACCGGCCAATATCCGCTCGATAGCCGCCGGCAACTCCGCCAGGCCAATTTCCTGGCACAGCGGCGACAGGTCGAGCTTCCACTGCAGCGAGAGCTTGTCCCACATCGACGCCTTGACCACCAGCGGCAGTTCCACCGAATCCACGCCCAGCAGGTTGACCCCGCGCAGGATGAACGGCAGCACACTGGCCTGGAAGCCAACGCCAGCAGTCAGCCCACAGCAGGCCACGCTGCCGCTGTGGCGCAGCGACTTGACCACATTGAACAGGATGTCGCCGCCCACCGTATCCACCGCTCCCGCCCAGCGCTCCTTGAGCATCGGGCGTTCGCTGCCCTGCTGCAGCTCCTCGCGACTGACGATCTCGTCAGCCCCCAGGTTACGCAGAAAATCGGCCTGTTCGGCCTTGCCGGTGGCGGCGGCTACGCGATAACCGAGCTGTTTGAGCAGCACCACGGCGATGCTGCCGACGCCACCCGTAGCACCCGTGACCAGCACAGTGCCGGACTCCGGAGTAACGCCGGCCTGCTCCAGCTTGTCCACGCATAGCGCAGCCGTCAGGCCGGCGGTGCCGAGAATCATCGCCTCGCGCAGCGGCAAGCCTTGTGGGCGCTTGATCGCCCAGGCCGCCGGTACGCGGATGTACTGGCCGAAACCACCGGCAGTGTTCATGCCCAGGTCGTAGCCAGTGACGATCACCTCGTCGCCCACGGCGAACTCGGCCACGGCGGACGCCTCCACCACGCCAGCGGCGTCGATGCCCGGCGTATGCGGATACTGCTTGGTGACCCCGCGATTGCCGCTGGCCGACAGCGCATCCTTGTAGTTGAGCGAGGAATAGCGCACGCGGATCAGCAGATCGCCTGCGGGCAGATCCTCGATCTGCCGGGCTACTACCTGGCGCCGAAAACTGCCATCGGCACCCTCGCTGACCAGCAAAGCCTTGAATTCAGTCATCACCTTCTCCTCTTGTCGTTGTTCGGTGGCGTGCTCTTACCAGAAACGTTGCTGATTGAGTCTGCTCAGCCAGGTCAGCACGAAGCGATCCAGGGCCATGCTGGCCGCCAGCCCGACACGCTCCTGCAAACTCTTTTTATGAGCGAAATGCAGATGGAACAGTTCAGCCTCGACGGCGCGCTCGGCCAGGTACTGGTCGCTGGTCTTCAGTTCATCCACCAGCAGGCGCTCTTGCGCCGCCATGCCCAGCCAGACCTCACCGGTGGCGATGGCATCGATGTCCAGCTGGGGGCGGTAACGGGCAACGAAGCCCTTGAATAGTTCGTGGGTGGTTTCCAAGTCTTCCTGGAACTTCTCCCGGCCCTTTTCGGTGTTCTCACCGAATACGGTCAGCGTGCGCTTGTATTCGCCGGCCGTCAGCACCTCGAAATCGATTTCGTGCTTCTTCAGCAGACGATGCAGGTTAGGCAACTGCGCCACCACGCCGATGGAGCCGAGGATGGCAAAAGGTGCACTGAGAATCTTCTGACCGATGCAGGCCATCATGTAACCGCCGCTGGCCGCTACCTTGTCCACGCACACCGTCAGCGGGATACCCGCATCGCGGATACGCACCAGTTGCGACGAAGCCAGGCCGTAGCTATGCACCATGCCGCCACCACTTTCCAGGCGCAGCACCACTTCGTCCTCGGCCTTGGCCATGGACAGCAGCGCCGTCACCTCATGGCGCAGGTTGTCGGTGGCTGACGCCTTGATATCGCCATCGAAATCCAGCACGAACACCCGCGGTTTGCTGGACGGCGCTTTCTTTTCCTGCTTGGCCGCCTTGGCCTCGGCCTTGCGCGTGGCCTTGAGCTGATCCTTAGACAACACACTGTGCTCCAGGCGCTCACGCAGATCCTTATAGAAATCATTGAGCTTCTGCACCTGCAGTTGCCCCCCGGCGCGCCGCCCCTTGCCGCGTGTGGCAGCGACAGCCACCAGCACCACGACGATGGCGACCACCAGGGTCAGGGTTTTCGCCAGAAAGCTGGCGTACTCGCTAAAAAACTCCACATATCCCCCTCGGACAATGCACCGGCGCCCAGGCGCCAAAGGCTCAAGCATACGGCGCAGCGCCTCACCGGCCAAGCACGCCAGCGCTGTAAAATTGCCATACAGACAATTCAAACAAGCGTATGTTTTTTCGTTGACAGCCCCCGAGCTTCCCCATACCCTCGCGGAACATTCAACGTACCGGGATCGATACGGACGTGGGCAGCATCTTTCTGATTCGACATGGCCAGGCCTCATTCGGTGCAGACGACTACGATGTCCTGTCTCCCGTCGGCGTGCGCCAGGCCGAAGTGCTGGGCAAGCACCTGGAGCAACTCGGCATCAGTCTCGATCGTTGCGTCAGTGGCAGCCTGCGCCGCCAGCAACACACTGCCAACGCCGCCCTGCAGCACATGAGCAGGGCGCCGGCACTGGATATCGACGAAGCCTTCAACGAATTCGATGCCGACGCGGTGATTCGCACGCTGCTGCCGGATCTGCTGCCGGAAGAGCCCGAAGCGCTGCACATCCTGCGCAATGGCGCGCAGAACCGCGCCGAGTTCCAGCGCCTGTTCGCCAAACTGATCCAGCGCTGGATTTCCGGTGAGCATGACAAACCCGGCCTGCAGAGTTGGCAGGCTTATGTCGAGCAGGTAGAAGGCGGCTTGCAGCGCATCCTCGAACAGGCCGGCAGCAAACAGAACATTGCCGTGTTCACCTCCGGCGGCACCATCACCGCCTTGCTCCGCCTGATCACCGGCGTGCCTTCGATAAAGGCCTTCGAACTGAATTGGCAAATCGTCAATACCTCGTTCAGCCAGCTGAAATTTCGTGGCCGCGAGGTGAGTCTGGCTTCCTTCAACAGCCATGTGCATTTACAGCTGCTGAAGGCGCCGGAGCTGATCACTTACCGATAAGCTCCAGCCCACTGCGGCCGCGAGGCTGCGCGAAATAACCGATAGAAGGATAAGATCATGAGTGTTGCTGACATCGCCCAAACCATGCAGTCCAAGTTCAACGCCAGCGCCGCTGCCGGCCTGGATCTGGTGTTCCAGTTCAACATCGAAGATGGCGAGAACTACGCGCTGATCGTCAAGGACGGCACCTGCGCCCTCGAGCAAGGCGACAACCCGAACGCCAACGTGACCCTGATCATGGACAGCGAAACCCTCAAAGGCATCGTCAGCGGCGAAACCGACGGCATGCAGGCCTTCATGGCCGGCAAGCTGCGCGCCGAAGGCGACATGATGCTGGCGATGAAGCTGGGCGAACTGTTCCCGGTCTAATCGGCGAGCTGCGCGCACGATACGAAAACCGGAGTCCTCGCACTCCGGTTTTTTTGTACCTGTAAAACGCAGAACGGCGCAGGTCGAAGATGACTGATCAGGCAGTTTGATCAAGGGGCAACACGCCTGCCTATAACGGCGCGTATTGCTT
This region of Pseudomonas wenzhouensis genomic DNA includes:
- a CDS encoding transporter substrate-binding domain-containing protein, which gives rise to MLSRHSLCLIGLLLTATPTLCAEEKSTVRLDTSLEEPYQVAVDGELAGQSVTVLECIFKHLQQPYRIQLTSVSRARQNVSRHIADGFFSSAPDSQVDGYAQLSAPLLMEKWYWYAYDPLILTKPIWDHELRIGSVLGSNSMTWLEARGITVAQKVPRLEQLIELLQRGRIDLFLADDNAMHSALLKYPAKQALQRRFVRYSPLGVYFAHDFLQQHPDFLNAFNRQVEHCAPKGSTLTEAEAHYLRQLTARHLQRWAYHDDLLNALRRVVTRNTSIERIRELDRQWLRERLLEEKPLIRRLLQTPPSLLLANITRQHQPLFNEIFLSDHSGQLVAISEVTSDYWQADEDDFQQARDLPAGQIHIGGIEYDGSTQSFQSKVSAPIHDPRDGRFLGVLSLGINIESAFGDNLL
- a CDS encoding PA1571 family protein; protein product: MSLHNTANQPQHLNNHARPTPIGGFIIDAQGREVPITEAMIQQACQLLEQSQQNRPQKR
- the sohB gene encoding protease SohB, which codes for MEFFSEYASFLAKTLTLVVAIVVVLVAVAATRGKGRRAGGQLQVQKLNDFYKDLRERLEHSVLSKDQLKATRKAEAKAAKQEKKAPSSKPRVFVLDFDGDIKASATDNLRHEVTALLSMAKAEDEVVLRLESGGGMVHSYGLASSQLVRIRDAGIPLTVCVDKVAASGGYMMACIGQKILSAPFAILGSIGVVAQLPNLHRLLKKHEIDFEVLTAGEYKRTLTVFGENTEKGREKFQEDLETTHELFKGFVARYRPQLDIDAIATGEVWLGMAAQERLLVDELKTSDQYLAERAVEAELFHLHFAHKKSLQERVGLAASMALDRFVLTWLSRLNQQRFW
- the htpX gene encoding protease HtpX, producing MMRIMLFLATNLAVLVIASITLKLLGVDRFTGQNHGSLLIFCAVFGFAGSLVSLFLSKWMAKMSTGTQIITQPRTRHEQWLLQTVEELSREAGIKMPEVGIFPAYESNAFATGWNKNDALVAVSQGLLERFSPDEVRAVLAHEIGHVANGDMVTLALIQGVVNTFVMFFARIFGNFVDKAILKNEDGHGIGYFVATIFAELVLGILASIIVMWFSRKREYKADEAGARLAGTGAMIAALQRLRAEQGVPVQMPDSLTAFGINGGLKNGLAGLLMSHPPLEDRIEALRRLG
- a CDS encoding SCP2 sterol-binding domain-containing protein; translated protein: MMSVADIAQTMQSKFNASAAAGLDLVFQFNIEDGENYALIVKDGTCALEQGDNPNANVTLIMDSETLKGIVSGETDGMQAFMAGKLRAEGDMMLAMKLGELFPV
- a CDS encoding thiopurine S-methyltransferase, whose translation is MHDAFWQERWARNQIGFHQEKVNGYLRRHWSALGLAKGAAVLVPLCGKSLDMVWLAEQGHPVIGVELAERAVEDFFNERDVQPQVSQRGAFKVYQAGELQILCGDFFALSHADVAGCQAFYDRAALIALPPPMRERYVAHLQAIVPNACQGLLVTLVYDQAKMDGPPFSVADTEVEQHFADGWTLHKVEEKDVLTGNPRFSDSGLTAVDEHVFRLIRR
- a CDS encoding pyridoxal phosphate-dependent aminotransferase — protein: MQVSKSNKLANVCYDIRGPVLKHAKRLEEEGHRILKLNIGNPAPFGFEAPEEILQDVIRNLPTAQGYSDSKGLFSARKAVMQYYQQKQVEGVGIEDIYLGNGVSELIVMAMQALLNNGDEVLIPAPDYPLWTAAVALSGGKPVHYLCDEQAGWFPDIADMRAKITPNTKALVLINPNNPTGAVYSREVLQDIVELARQHNLVIFSDEIYDKILYDEAVHISTASLAPDVLCLTFNGLSKSYRVAGFRSGWVAISGPKHKAQSYIEGLDILANMRLCANVPSQHAIQTALGGYQSINDLVLPNGRLLEQRNRAWELLNDIPGVSCVKPMGALYAFPKIDPKVCPIHNDEKFVLDLLLSEKLLIVQGTAFNWPWPDHFRVVTLPRVDDLEQAIGRIGNFLKGYSQ
- the msrB gene encoding peptide-methionine (R)-S-oxide reductase MsrB, with product MDKVEKSLDAWREVLSPEQFHVCRLGGTERPFTGQYHDSKVAGVYHCVCCGEALFDSAAKYDSGCGWPSYFQPLSATVIRELDDFSHGMQRIEVRCAKCDAHLGHVFPDGPRPTGLRYCINSVSLKLAPREP
- a CDS encoding DODA-type extradiol aromatic ring-opening family dioxygenase, which codes for MLPSLFISHGSPMLALEPGASGPALVKLAADMPRPNAIVVVSAHWESPHLRLTAGEKPQTWHDFGGFPAELYTVQYPAPGAPQLAEDIAQQLNDAGLPAQLDAQRPFDHGAWVPLSLMYPNADIPVLQLSLPSHLGPELQTRVGRALASLRAQGILLIGSGSITHNLGALNWRAGPEVITPWAKEFRDWMVEKLAADDEAALHQYRHLAPHAMRNHPSEEHLLPLFFAHGAGGAFSVVHAGFTYGALGMDIYRFD
- a CDS encoding histidine phosphatase family protein, giving the protein MGSIFLIRHGQASFGADDYDVLSPVGVRQAEVLGKHLEQLGISLDRCVSGSLRRQQHTANAALQHMSRAPALDIDEAFNEFDADAVIRTLLPDLLPEEPEALHILRNGAQNRAEFQRLFAKLIQRWISGEHDKPGLQSWQAYVEQVEGGLQRILEQAGSKQNIAVFTSGGTITALLRLITGVPSIKAFELNWQIVNTSFSQLKFRGREVSLASFNSHVHLQLLKAPELITYR
- a CDS encoding YhdH/YhfP family quinone oxidoreductase, with amino-acid sequence MTEFKALLVSEGADGSFRRQVVARQIEDLPAGDLLIRVRYSSLNYKDALSASGNRGVTKQYPHTPGIDAAGVVEASAVAEFAVGDEVIVTGYDLGMNTAGGFGQYIRVPAAWAIKRPQGLPLREAMILGTAGLTAALCVDKLEQAGVTPESGTVLVTGATGGVGSIAVVLLKQLGYRVAAATGKAEQADFLRNLGADEIVSREELQQGSERPMLKERWAGAVDTVGGDILFNVVKSLRHSGSVACCGLTAGVGFQASVLPFILRGVNLLGVDSVELPLVVKASMWDKLSLQWKLDLSPLCQEIGLAELPAAIERILAGGMVGRILVRLD